In the Acetonema longum DSM 6540 genome, one interval contains:
- a CDS encoding NusG domain II-containing protein — translation MIFLAGIWGSIFVLRTPVSNTVEIAQEGTVLYRLNLSQIQETQTLRITGHGGSNIVLIENGQIRISHADCPDQTCVKMGWMKTKTLPIVCLPHRLVIRYTEEPGVNVDGATR, via the coding sequence ATGATTTTTCTTGCCGGAATATGGGGAAGCATCTTTGTGCTTCGAACACCAGTGAGCAATACGGTGGAAATCGCACAGGAGGGAACGGTGCTATACCGGCTGAACTTATCTCAAATCCAAGAAACGCAGACACTTCGTATTACCGGTCATGGCGGTTCAAATATTGTGCTGATTGAAAATGGGCAGATTCGTATTTCTCATGCGGACTGCCCCGATCAGACCTGTGTGAAAATGGGGTGGATGAAGACAAAAACACTGCCGATTGTCTGTCTCCCCCACCGTCTGGTGATACGATATACCGAAGAGCCTGGGGTGAATGTAGATGGGGCAACAAGGTGA